A genomic stretch from Drosophila biarmipes strain raj3 unplaced genomic scaffold, RU_DBia_V1.1 ptg000005l, whole genome shotgun sequence includes:
- the LOC127011686 gene encoding uncharacterized protein LOC127011686 → MAARLRRAEEEEQQLWEEPACPPTPRYIAEPWVPPQEEADVRAASPPGWLPEVPRYEGSPTRPPSPEGEALPPRSPPPPQPDTPPPPTRRGEKSPRWRPARPPTPRFERPPAAESHLRRSRHSTNPETRYWANDTGRDTKRGGASGAGAVEMAGTDGRWKAKFEAVTFSARGVRIGGASLVGADDVGAGRPAMAWSPAAGVARRYRGGTGVARGSQPGRQAQRVGQERRTP, encoded by the exons ATGGCAGCCCGTTTGCGACGAGCCGAggaagaggagcagcagctgtgggagGAGCCGGCATGCCCACCCACTCCGAGGTATATCGCCGAACCGTGGGTGCCGCCCCAGGAGGAGGCCGACGTTCGGGCTGCCTCTCCGCcgggctggctgccggaggTGCCGCGGTACGAGGGGTCGCCGACGAGACCACCCTCACCGGAAGGCGAGGCGCTCCCTCCCCggtcgccaccaccgccgcaacctGATACGCCACCACCACCGACGAGGCGCGGTGAGAAATCTCCCCGATGGAGACCCGCGCGGCCACCCACGCCGAGGTTCGAACGGCCGCCGGCGGCAGAGTCGCACCTGCGCCGGTCACGCCACAGTACCAACCCGGAGACCCG GTACTGGGCCAACGACACCGGCAGGGACACGAAACGCGGCGGAGCCTCAGGAGCGGGGGCCGTGGAAATGGCCGGAACCGACGGGAGGTGGAAGGCCAAGTTTGAAGCGGTAACATTCAGCGCCCGTGGTGTACGAATCGGCGGCGCGTCCTTAGttggcgcggacgatgtcggcgcCGGAAGGCCAGCTATGGCTTGGAGTCCCGCAGCAGGAGTGGCCCGCAGGTATCGCGGAGGAACTGGCGTTGCGCGAGGCTcgcaacctgggcggcaggcgcAGCGTGTGGGTCAGGAACGGCGGACGCCGTGA
- the LOC127011711 gene encoding uncharacterized protein LOC127011711: MQGSLNKSESGHSERESFHLYFLPRNFFTRLSDQVRQRKQGFSESFKDYMIDMQTMSRPLNYSARDTLKIIKENCTPSLRNFLRAYKVPDLDTLMLLADKYEELEKERNEFAQENKFSKAKSSPPTQVTCRRCEETDSQETRRNDKFSPPQRVC, translated from the exons atgcaagggtcgttAAACAAGTCCGAGAGTGGTCAttcagagagagagagctttcatctttactttctgccgagaaatttcttcacaaggctgtcggatcag gtcaggcaacgaaagcagggtttcagtgagtcatttaaagactacatgatcgacatgcagacgatgtcgaggcctctaaactattctgcgagagacaccttaaagatcataaaggaaaactgcaccccaagcctaaggaactttttaagggcgtacaaagtgccggacctggacacgttgatgctattagccgataaatacgaagaactggaaaaggagcggaacgagttcgcccaagaaaacaagttctcaaaggcaaagtcgtcaccaccaacgcaggtcacgtgcagaagatgcgaggagacagatagccaggagacacggagaaatgacaaattttcaccgccgcaacgagtctgctga
- the LOC127011687 gene encoding PE-PGRS family protein PE_PGRS33-like — translation MGQVRSRDVRSDVVSYRVSKLVLWRVRRRCDSAAGGRSNLGAGGRAGLHRGDFSPRLVGGGGVSGCGGGGHRGGSASPFGEGGLVGDPSFRGTSGSQPGGEAARTSTSSWGGTHGSAIYLGVGGHAGSYHSCCSSSSARRKRAAIQGPPTSLAAALPPSSSAPLG, via the coding sequence ATGGGTCAAGTGCGCAGCCGGGATGTCCGTTCGGACGTGGTGTCCTACCGGGTCTCCAAGTTGGTACTGTGGCGTGTCCGGCGCAGGTGCGACTCTGCCGCCGGCGGCCGTTCGAACCTCGGCGCGGGTGGCCGCGCGGGTCTCCATCGGGGAGATTTCTCGCCGCGCCTCGTCGGTGGTGGTGGCGTATCaggttgcggcggtggtggccatCGGGGAGGGAGCGCCTCGCCTTTTGGTGAGGGTGGTCTCGTCGGCGACCCCTCGTTCCGCGGTAcctccggcagccagcccgGCGGAGAGGCAGCCCGAACGTCGACCTCCTCCTGGGGCGGCACCCACGGTTCGGCGATATACCTCGGAGTGGGTGGGCATGCCGGCTCCTAtcacagctgctgctcctcttccTCAGCTCGTCGCAAACGGGCTGCCATTCAGGGTCCTCCTACATCTCTCGCAGCCGCGCTTCCTCCGTCCTCCTCCGCGCCCCTAGGTTAA